The Microcebus murinus isolate Inina chromosome 4, M.murinus_Inina_mat1.0, whole genome shotgun sequence genome has a segment encoding these proteins:
- the CD6 gene encoding T-cell differentiation antigen CD6, with protein MAPDMWLFLVTAGSLTAALTGPLSPAPSGQPNTSTTETGPLEPGEQLGVRLVNGSSRCSGTVEVLLEASWEPACGALWSHHAAEAVCRALGCGGAGAAAQLPPPTPELPWGPAAGNASEAPNATLAGAPAILCSSAEWQLCDVVEHVCSRDGKPAWVTCAENRALRLADGGGPCAGRVEMLESGQWGTVCDDAWDLEDAHVVCRQLGCGWAVQALPGLHFTPGRGPIHRDQVNCSGAETHLWDCPGLPGDHYCGHKEDAGVVCSEHQSWRLTGGADPCEGQVEVYFRGVWSTVCDSEWYSQEAEVLCQTLGCGTTVEQPKGRPHTLAGRMYYSCKGREPTLSDCLWRFNNSNLCSQSLAARVLCSGSRRLHNLSTPEGPASAQPVTVESSVTVKMDDTESLELMLLISCIVLGILLLASLIAIAFILLKVKGKYALPIMVNHQHPPATIPAGINSYQVVPITIPKEEVPKLPMQVGAPAPEDSDSGSDTDYEHYDFSAQPPVALTTFYNSQRHRVTDEEAQQSRFQMPPLEEGLEELHVSHVPAANPGHCTADPSSLNPQCHPRSNSESSTSSGEDYCNHTSNKPPPWNAQVFSSERSSFLDQPPNLELAGSRTTFSGNLCIPQVPIL; from the exons GTCCTCTGTCTCCAGCCCCTTCTGGCCAGCCCAACACCAGCACCACGGAGACGGGGCCCTTGGAACCAG GGGAGCAGCTTGGGGTGCGCCTGGTGAACGGGAGCAGCCGCTGCAGCGGGACGGTGGAGGTCCTGCTCGAAGCGTCCTGGGAGCCCGCGTGCGGGGCGCTCTGGAGCCACCACGCCGCCGAGGCCGTGTGCCGCGCGCTGGgctgcggcggggcgggggcggccgcaCAGCTCCCTCCGCCGACCCCCGAGCTGCCGTGGGGACCCGCCGCGGGGAACGCCAGCGAGGCCCCTAACGCCACGCTGGCCGGGGCGCCCGCCATCCTGTGCAGCAGCGCCGAGTGGCAGCTCTGCGACGTGGTGGAGCACGTGTGCAGCCGCGACGGGAAGCCCGCCTGGGTCACCTGTGCAG AGAACCGCGCGCTGCGGCTGGCGGACGGCGGCGGCCCCTGCGCAGGCCGCGTGGAGATGCTGGAGAGCGGCCAGTGGGGCACGGTGTGCGACGACGCCTGGGACCTGGAGGACGCCCACGTGGTGTGCCGGCAGCTGGGCTGCGGCTGGGCAGTCCAGGCCCTGCCCGGCTTGCACTTCACGCCCGGCCGGGGGCCCATCCACCGGGACCAGGTGAACTGCTCCGGGGCCGAGACTCACCTGTGGGACTGCCCGGGGCTGCCAGGAGACCACTACTGCGGCCACAAGGAGGACGCGGGCGTGGTGTGCTCAG AGCACCAGTCCTGGCGCCTGACCGGGGGCGCTGACCCCTGTGAGGGGCAGGTGGAGGTGTACTTCCGTGGGGTCTGGAGCACCGTGTGTGACAGCGAGTGGTACTCACAGGAGGCCGAAGTGCTCTGCCAGACCCTGGGCTGTGGAACCACGGTGGAACAGCCCAAGGGGCGGCCGCACACCTTGGCGGGCAGGATGTACTACTCGTGCAAGGGCAGGGAGCCCACCCTCTCCGACTGCCTGTGGCGCTTCAACAACTCCAACCTCTGCAGCCAGTCGCTGGCAGCCAGGGTCCTCTGCTCAG GTTCCCGGCGCCTGCACAACCTGTCCACTCCTGAAGGCCCTGCAAGTGCTCAGCCGGTCACTGTAG AATCTTCTGTGACAGTGAAAATGGACGACACGGAATCTCTGGAGCTAATGCTCCTCATCTCCTGCATTGTTCTGGGAATTCTCCTCCTCGCCTCACTCATCGCCATAGCCTTCATCCTCTTGAAAGTTAAAGGAAAATACG ccctccctATTATGGTGAACCACCAGCACCCACCCGCCACCATCCCAGCAGGCATCAACAGCTATCAAGTGGTCCCCATCACCATCCCCAAAGAAGAAG TTCCCAAGCTGCCCATGCAGGTCGGGGCCCCCGCCCCCGAGGACTCAGACTCCGGCTCGGACACAGACTATGAGCACTATGACTTCAGCGCCCAGCCTCCCGTGGCCCTGACCACCTTCTACA ATTCCCAGCGGCACCGGGTCACAGATGAGGAGGCCCAGCAGAGCAGGTTCCAGATGCCTCCCTTGGAGGAAG GACTTGAAGAGTTGCACGTCTCCCATGTCCCAGCCGCCAACCCTGGGCACTGCACCGCAGACCCCTCCTCCCTGAACCCTCAGTGTCACCCAAGGAGCAATAGTGAGTCCAGCACATCTTCTGGAGAGGATTACTGCAATCACACCAGCAACAAGCCGCCTCCGTGGAATGCCCAGGTGTTCTCTTCAGAGAGGAGTTCCTTCCTGGACCAGCCCCCGAACTTGGAGCTAGCCGGCTCCCGGACAACTTTTTCAGGTAATCTGTGCATCCCCCAAGTCCCCATCCTCTAG